In Paracoccus jeotgali, the following are encoded in one genomic region:
- a CDS encoding branched-chain amino acid aminotransferase: MANFDQRDGKIWMDGEMVDWRDAQVHVLTHALHYASSVFEGERCYGGKIFKGHEHSLRLIESGRLLDMPVPWSAEELDAAKAELLQVNGLTDAYLRAVAFRGAGPDMGVSSARNPIRVAIAAWAWGSYYGDAKWQGAKLDISRWKRPDPETIPAAAKAAGLYMICTMSKHAAEAKGCSDALFYDWEGYVAEATGANIFFVKDGEIHTPLADRFLNGITRQSVIRMAVEMGFNVHERRIRPDELAGFSECWLTGSAAEVTPVGQIGPHDYQVGQITRQIAEGYDRLVRA; the protein is encoded by the coding sequence ATGGCGAATTTCGATCAGCGGGACGGCAAGATCTGGATGGACGGCGAGATGGTGGATTGGCGCGATGCGCAGGTCCACGTCCTGACCCACGCGCTGCATTACGCCTCGTCGGTGTTCGAGGGCGAGCGTTGCTATGGCGGCAAGATCTTCAAGGGCCATGAACACTCGCTGCGGCTGATCGAATCGGGGCGGCTGCTGGACATGCCGGTGCCGTGGTCGGCCGAGGAACTGGACGCAGCCAAGGCCGAGCTTTTGCAGGTGAACGGGCTGACCGACGCCTATCTGCGCGCGGTGGCGTTTCGCGGCGCGGGGCCGGATATGGGGGTCTCATCGGCACGCAACCCGATCCGGGTCGCCATCGCCGCCTGGGCCTGGGGCAGCTATTACGGCGACGCGAAATGGCAGGGCGCCAAGCTGGACATCAGCCGCTGGAAGCGTCCGGACCCCGAAACCATCCCCGCCGCCGCCAAGGCCGCCGGCCTCTACATGATCTGCACCATGTCCAAGCACGCGGCCGAGGCCAAGGGATGCTCGGACGCGCTGTTCTACGACTGGGAGGGCTATGTCGCAGAAGCCACCGGCGCGAACATCTTTTTCGTCAAGGATGGCGAGATCCACACCCCGCTGGCCGACCGTTTCCTGAACGGCATCACCCGTCAGAGCGTGATCCGGATGGCGGTCGAGATGGGCTTCAACGTCCATGAACGCCGCATCCGTCCGGACGAACTGGCCGGGTTCAGCGAATGCTGGCTGACCGGATCGGCGGCCGAGGTCACGCCGGTCGGGCAGATCGGCCCGCATGACTATCAGGTGGGCCAGATCACCCGCCAGATCGCGGAAGGCTATGACCGGCTGGTGCGGGCCTGA
- a CDS encoding MarR family winged helix-turn-helix transcriptional regulator: MTRPAMQPAPGPTLTAGPTDRQIRGGIEAFFFAYRAFTADPDQILATMDYGRAHHRALHFIAHRPGMTVSSLLDILGVTKQSLNRVLRALLKDGLVEQRIGSRDRRERLLFLTEAGAELETRLSRPQHDRVRAAYRAAGPHAVAGFHAVLEAMMDEDTARSFREFRHDEAAE, from the coding sequence ATGACCCGACCTGCCATGCAGCCCGCGCCCGGACCGACCCTGACCGCCGGCCCCACCGACCGGCAGATCCGCGGCGGGATCGAGGCGTTCTTCTTTGCCTATCGCGCCTTTACCGCCGACCCGGACCAGATCCTCGCGACCATGGATTACGGCCGCGCCCATCACCGGGCGCTGCATTTCATCGCCCATCGCCCCGGCATGACGGTGTCGAGCCTGCTCGACATCCTGGGCGTCACCAAGCAGTCGCTGAACCGCGTCTTGCGGGCGCTGCTGAAGGATGGGTTAGTCGAGCAACGCATCGGCAGCCGCGACCGGCGCGAGCGTCTGCTGTTCCTGACCGAGGCCGGCGCAGAACTGGAAACCCGGCTGTCGCGCCCGCAGCATGACCGCGTCCGCGCCGCCTATCGCGCCGCCGGTCCGCATGCCGTGGCCGGTTTTCACGCCGTGCTGGAGGCGATGATGGACGAGGACACCGCCCGCAGCTTCCGCGAGTTCCGCCATGACGAGGCGGCGGAATGA
- the rbfA gene encoding 30S ribosome-binding factor RbfA, translated as MAQNRFQTGPGPSQRQLRVGELIRHRLSELLMRADVHDPDLNRHSITVGEVRTSPDLQVATAYVMPLGGEGAEQALLALRRNARELRHMVAKGLNLKYAPELRFQIDETFDRMDETRRLFADERVQRDIAADDDDDALD; from the coding sequence ATGGCACAGAACCGCTTTCAAACCGGGCCCGGCCCGTCGCAACGGCAGCTTCGCGTGGGCGAGCTGATCCGGCATCGCCTGTCCGAGCTGCTGATGCGCGCCGACGTCCACGACCCGGACCTGAACCGCCACTCGATCACGGTGGGCGAGGTCCGCACCTCGCCCGACCTCCAGGTTGCGACGGCCTATGTCATGCCGCTTGGCGGCGAGGGCGCCGAACAGGCCCTGCTCGCCCTGCGCCGCAATGCGCGAGAGCTGCGCCACATGGTCGCCAAGGGGCTGAACCTGAAATACGCGCCCGAGCTGCGGTTCCAGATCGACGAGACCTTTGACCGCATGGACGAGACGCGCCGGCTGTTCGCCGACGAGCGCGTGCAGCGCGACATCGCCGCCGACGATGATGACGACGCTCTGGACTGA
- a CDS encoding response regulator, which produces MTDSAHILVVDDDERIRALLRKFLVRQGYMVSTATDADHARKILRGLEFDLIVLDVMMPGEDGIALTRDLRRRMQTPILLLTARGETEDRIAGLEAGADDYLPKPFEPRELLLRISAILRRIPQAQTVVPKYMTLGHLRYDTERGELLDGDGHIHLTGTEAALLRRLAETPGEPVSRADLTQDLGRGPADEGEISDRAIDVQITRLRRKIEADPKEPRYLQTVRGAGYLLMPD; this is translated from the coding sequence ATGACCGACAGCGCGCATATCCTTGTCGTCGACGACGATGAACGCATCCGCGCCCTGCTGCGCAAGTTTCTGGTCCGGCAAGGCTATATGGTCTCGACCGCGACCGATGCGGACCATGCGCGCAAGATCCTGCGCGGGCTGGAATTCGACCTGATCGTGCTGGATGTGATGATGCCCGGCGAGGACGGGATCGCGCTGACCCGCGACCTGCGCCGCCGGATGCAGACGCCGATCCTGCTGCTGACCGCGCGCGGCGAGACCGAGGACCGGATCGCGGGACTGGAGGCCGGCGCCGACGATTACCTGCCCAAGCCCTTCGAGCCGCGCGAGTTGCTGCTGCGCATCTCGGCGATCCTGCGGCGGATTCCGCAGGCGCAGACCGTGGTGCCGAAATACATGACGCTGGGACATCTGCGCTATGACACCGAGCGCGGCGAACTGCTGGACGGCGACGGCCATATCCACCTGACCGGGACCGAGGCCGCGCTGCTGCGCCGTCTGGCCGAAACCCCGGGCGAGCCGGTCAGCCGCGCCGATCTGACTCAGGATCTGGGTCGCGGCCCGGCGGATGAGGGCGAAATCTCGGACCGCGCCATCGACGTCCAGATCACCCGCCTGCGCCGCAAGATCGAGGCCGACCCGAAGGAGCCGCGCTATCTACAAACCGTGCGCGGCGCGGGCTATCTGCTGATGCCGGATTAG
- a CDS encoding alkane 1-monooxygenase yields the protein MSFRHAMPFWMSLGLVPLAVLAAAWGGWWWALMPLYAWYLVTGLDVVLGLNLDNPDTEAPADLFWYRAVTVIWCPVQLALIFGAIFYATRSGLGGWEKLGLFFGIGVASGTIGMVYAHELLHQRPKWERFLGDLLLASTLYSHFRTEHLLVHHAWVGTPRDAVSARYNEGFHRFFWRVLRHGPRSAWQAERNLLARARRPVWDRRNPFWKYGLLQLAMLALALLLGGWQGLLLFLWQAFVAIWQLELTNYVEHYGLTRRHLGEGRYEHVLPRHSWNASHKVSNWLLINLQRHSDHHYKPDRRFPLLQTYPETEAPQLPFGYPGMTFLAMIPPLWRRRMNPRVRAWRRQFYSDIGDWRPYDRGELPMPRGAL from the coding sequence ATGAGCTTTCGTCACGCCATGCCGTTCTGGATGTCGCTGGGGCTGGTGCCGCTGGCGGTGCTGGCTGCGGCATGGGGCGGCTGGTGGTGGGCGCTGATGCCGCTTTATGCGTGGTATCTGGTCACCGGGCTGGATGTGGTGCTGGGGCTGAACCTCGACAACCCCGACACCGAGGCGCCTGCCGATCTGTTCTGGTATCGCGCCGTCACCGTGATCTGGTGCCCGGTGCAGTTGGCGCTGATCTTCGGCGCGATCTTCTACGCCACCCGCTCGGGCCTTGGCGGCTGGGAAAAGCTGGGGCTGTTCTTTGGCATCGGCGTGGCCAGCGGCACCATCGGCATGGTCTACGCCCATGAACTGCTGCACCAGCGCCCGAAATGGGAGCGGTTTCTGGGCGATCTGCTGCTGGCCAGCACGCTCTATTCCCATTTCCGGACCGAGCATCTGCTGGTTCATCACGCCTGGGTCGGCACCCCCCGCGACGCGGTTTCGGCGCGGTATAACGAAGGCTTCCACCGCTTTTTCTGGCGCGTCCTGCGCCACGGCCCGCGCAGCGCCTGGCAGGCCGAGCGCAACCTGCTGGCCCGCGCCCGGCGTCCGGTCTGGGACCGGCGCAACCCGTTCTGGAAGTACGGGCTGCTGCAACTGGCAATGCTGGCGCTGGCGCTGCTGCTGGGGGGATGGCAGGGCCTGCTGCTGTTTCTGTGGCAGGCCTTCGTCGCGATCTGGCAGCTTGAACTGACGAATTACGTCGAGCATTACGGCCTGACCCGCCGTCATCTGGGCGAGGGGCGGTACGAACACGTCCTGCCACGGCATAGCTGGAACGCCTCGCACAAGGTCTCGAACTGGCTGCTGATCAACCTGCAGCGCCATTCCGACCACCATTACAAGCCCGACCGGCGCTTTCCGCTGTTGCAGACCTATCCCGAGACCGAGGCCCCGCAACTGCCCTTCGGCTATCCTGGCATGACCTTTCTGGCCATGATCCCGCCCCTGTGGCGGCGGCGGATGAACCCGCGCGTGCGGGCGTGGCGGCGGCAGTTCTATTCCGATATCGGCGACTGGCGGCCCTATGACCGGGGCGAGCTGCCGATGCCGCGCGGGGCGCTGTAG
- a CDS encoding site-specific DNA-methyltransferase, translating into MTSRHDASARPLPLNQILAGDCIEVMNALPEASVDLIFADPPYNLQLRGDLHRPDNSRVDAVDDHWDQFSSFAAYDQFTREWLAAARRLLKPNGALWVIGSYHNIFRVGAELQNQGFWILNDVVWRKSNPMPNFRGKRLTNAHETLIWCSKSEASKYTFNYEALKSLNEGIQMRSDWVLPICNGGERLKDEHGDKAHPTQKPEALLHRVLIGTTNPGDVVLDPFFGTGTTGAVAKMLGRDFIGIEREDGYRDAASKRMARIRRLHAEALATSTGKRAEPRVPFGQVVERGMLRPGEELYSTGNRHKARVRADGSLTGGQIKGSIHQVGARLEGAPSCNGWTYWHFKREGKMIPIDALRQQIRDEMDERPN; encoded by the coding sequence ATGACTTCCAGACATGACGCGTCCGCGCGACCGCTACCGCTTAACCAGATCCTCGCCGGCGATTGCATCGAGGTGATGAACGCCCTGCCCGAAGCCAGCGTTGACCTGATCTTTGCCGACCCGCCCTATAACCTGCAGCTGCGCGGCGACCTGCACCGCCCCGACAATTCCCGCGTCGATGCCGTCGACGACCATTGGGACCAGTTCTCCAGCTTTGCCGCCTATGACCAGTTCACCCGCGAATGGCTGGCCGCCGCCCGCCGCCTGCTGAAGCCGAACGGGGCGCTATGGGTCATCGGCAGCTATCACAACATTTTCCGCGTCGGCGCCGAGCTGCAGAATCAGGGGTTCTGGATCCTCAACGACGTCGTCTGGCGGAAATCCAACCCGATGCCGAATTTCCGCGGCAAGCGGCTGACCAACGCGCATGAGACGCTGATCTGGTGCTCGAAATCGGAAGCGTCGAAATATACCTTCAACTACGAGGCGCTGAAATCGCTGAACGAGGGCATCCAGATGCGCTCGGACTGGGTGCTGCCGATCTGCAATGGCGGCGAGCGGCTGAAGGACGAGCACGGCGACAAGGCCCACCCGACCCAAAAGCCCGAGGCGCTGCTGCATCGCGTGCTGATCGGCACCACCAACCCCGGCGACGTGGTGCTGGACCCGTTCTTCGGCACCGGCACCACCGGCGCGGTCGCCAAGATGCTGGGCCGCGATTTCATCGGGATCGAGCGTGAGGACGGCTATCGCGACGCCGCGTCGAAGCGCATGGCCCGCATCCGCCGCCTGCATGCCGAGGCGCTGGCCACCTCGACCGGCAAGCGCGCCGAGCCGCGCGTGCCGTTTGGGCAGGTGGTCGAGCGCGGCATGTTGCGGCCGGGTGAAGAGCTGTATTCGACCGGCAATCGCCACAAGGCCCGCGTGCGCGCAGATGGCAGCCTGACCGGCGGGCAGATCAAGGGCTCGATTCATCAGGTGGGCGCGCGGCTGGAAGGTGCGCCGTCCTGCAACGGCTGGACCTATTGGCACTTCAAGCGCGAGGGCAAGATGATCCCCATCGACGCGCTGCGCCAGCAGATCCGCGACGAGATGGACGAGCGCCCGAACTGA
- the dapB gene encoding 4-hydroxy-tetrahydrodipicolinate reductase, producing MEQPGIVVTGVSGRMGQMLARLVLGSDQARLVGAVERTGSDWIGKDLGQAMGGAANGVIVTDDAVSAIAQAQAIIDFTTPAATVGFAELAAQARAVHVIGTTGLSEDDLAAISRAARHAPIVRAGNMSLGVNLLVGLTRKVAATLGEDWDIEIVEAHHRHKVDAPSGTALMLGEAAAQGRNDALENLRTPARDGITGPRAEGSIGFAAIRGGDVVGEHDVIFCGQGERIVLRHLASDRAIFARGALRAALWGQDKGPGEYDMMDVLGLTS from the coding sequence ATGGAACAGCCGGGAATCGTGGTCACGGGCGTGTCGGGGCGGATGGGCCAGATGCTGGCGCGGCTGGTGCTCGGGTCGGATCAGGCGCGGCTGGTGGGGGCGGTCGAACGCACGGGCAGCGACTGGATCGGCAAGGATCTGGGGCAGGCGATGGGCGGGGCGGCCAACGGCGTGATCGTCACCGATGATGCGGTCTCGGCCATCGCGCAGGCGCAGGCGATCATCGACTTTACCACCCCCGCCGCGACCGTGGGTTTCGCGGAGCTGGCCGCGCAGGCCCGCGCCGTCCATGTGATCGGCACGACCGGGCTGTCCGAGGATGATCTGGCCGCCATCTCGCGCGCCGCCCGCCACGCGCCCATCGTGCGCGCCGGGAACATGAGCCTTGGGGTGAACCTGCTGGTCGGGCTGACCCGCAAGGTCGCCGCGACGCTGGGAGAAGACTGGGACATCGAGATCGTCGAGGCGCATCACCGCCACAAGGTCGATGCCCCCTCGGGCACCGCGCTGATGCTGGGCGAGGCCGCAGCCCAGGGCCGCAACGACGCGCTGGAGAACCTGCGCACCCCCGCCCGCGACGGCATCACCGGCCCCCGCGCCGAGGGCAGCATCGGCTTTGCCGCCATTCGCGGCGGCGATGTGGTGGGCGAGCATGACGTCATCTTTTGCGGGCAGGGCGAGCGGATCGTGCTGCGCCATCTGGCCAGCGACCGGGCGATCTTTGCCCGCGGCGCGCTGCGGGCGGCGCTGTGGGGTCAGGACAAGGGTCCGGGCGAATACGACATGATGGATGTGCTGGGGCTGACCAGCTAG
- a CDS encoding valine--tRNA ligase: MTMDKTFDAASAEARISAAWQDHRAFAAGANAKPGAESFSVVIPPPNVTGSLHIGHALNNTLQDILVRWHRMRGFDTLWQPGQDHAGIATQMVVERQMAERGEPGRREIGREAFLDKVWAWKQESGDTIMNQLMRLGASCDWSRNAFTMSGAPGAPEGQGGNFHDAVIRVFLDLYAKGIIYRGKRLVNWDPHFETAISDLEVENREVPGHMWHFKYPLAGGETYEYVERDADGNVTLRETRDYISIATTRPETMLGDGAVAVHPGDARYAPIVGKLVEIPVGPKQLRRLIPIITDDYPDPDFGSGAVKITGAHDFNDYAVALRNNIPLYTLMDGKGAMRVDGLSYAESAEIATAAARGEDVGDVSTVNLVPEDLRGLDRFEARRRVIDQITAEKLAVTYLHKEIEPETGAEHLEMRPLVEAKPIMQPFGDRSGVVIEPMLTDQWFVDTARIVQPALDAVREGRTQILPEQHRKVYFNWLENIEPWTISRQLWWGHQIPVWYGLDLSVRGFTDDEGDGALDEVELFEILSSGLVHRGDIHRAGTGIAEVADQFRDAIAGLPQPLEVSRVIEVADRDAAIDAFAAGLAEYNLTQDPTRLVYPVWRDPDVLDTWFSSGLWPIGTLGWPEDTPEMRKYFPTDVLVTGFDIIFFWVARMMMMQLEVVGDVPFHTVYVHGLVRDEKGAKMSKSKGNVIDPLDLIDAYGADALRFTLTSMAAMGRDPKLGPKHVEANRNFVTKIWNATRFAQMNGVRGGGDRPSPRHTVNRWIIGEVARAVQATDQALDSYRFNDAAQGLYAFVWGTVCDWYVEFAKPLFDGEDAAETRATMGWVLDQCYALLHPIMPFVTEELWALTGERDRMLVHGDWPELPPSLIDAEADRQMNWVITLIENIRSARAQMGVPAGARLDLIVTEADATARAAMEANAPLIERLARVTAPVDGVAGRGMIAVSAPGASLALPIGEVIDIAAETARLEKQQAKTAKDAEGLRKRLGNPRFVENAEFEVIEETRQKLANLDEDLSRLDAALNQLRAM, from the coding sequence ATGACCATGGACAAGACATTCGACGCCGCCAGCGCCGAGGCCCGCATCAGCGCCGCCTGGCAGGACCACCGCGCCTTTGCCGCCGGTGCCAATGCCAAGCCGGGGGCCGAGAGCTTCTCTGTCGTGATCCCGCCGCCCAATGTCACCGGCAGCCTGCATATCGGGCATGCGCTGAACAACACCTTGCAGGATATCCTGGTCCGCTGGCACCGGATGCGCGGCTTTGACACGCTGTGGCAGCCGGGGCAGGACCATGCCGGCATCGCCACCCAGATGGTCGTCGAGCGCCAGATGGCCGAACGCGGCGAGCCCGGCCGGCGCGAGATCGGGCGCGAGGCGTTTCTGGACAAGGTCTGGGCCTGGAAGCAGGAATCCGGCGATACGATCATGAACCAGCTGATGCGTCTGGGCGCCAGCTGCGACTGGTCGCGCAACGCCTTCACCATGTCCGGCGCCCCCGGCGCGCCCGAGGGGCAGGGCGGCAATTTCCACGATGCGGTGATCCGCGTGTTCCTGGACCTGTATGCCAAGGGGATCATCTATCGCGGCAAGCGGCTGGTGAACTGGGACCCTCATTTCGAGACCGCGATCTCGGATCTCGAGGTCGAGAACCGCGAAGTGCCGGGTCATATGTGGCACTTCAAATACCCGCTCGCGGGCGGTGAGACCTATGAATATGTCGAACGCGATGCCGACGGCAACGTCACCCTGCGCGAGACCCGCGATTATATCAGCATCGCCACCACCCGGCCCGAGACCATGTTGGGCGACGGTGCCGTGGCGGTCCATCCGGGCGATGCGCGCTATGCCCCGATCGTCGGCAAGCTGGTCGAGATCCCGGTCGGCCCGAAACAGCTGCGCCGCCTGATCCCGATCATCACCGACGATTATCCCGACCCCGATTTCGGCTCGGGCGCGGTCAAGATCACCGGCGCACATGATTTCAACGACTATGCGGTGGCGCTGCGCAACAACATCCCGCTTTACACGCTGATGGACGGCAAGGGCGCGATGCGCGTCGACGGGCTGAGCTATGCCGAGAGCGCCGAGATCGCCACCGCCGCCGCGCGGGGCGAGGATGTGGGCGATGTCTCGACCGTCAACCTCGTGCCCGAGGATCTGCGCGGGCTGGACCGGTTCGAGGCGCGGCGGCGGGTGATCGACCAAATCACCGCCGAAAAGCTGGCGGTGACCTATCTGCACAAGGAAATCGAGCCGGAAACCGGCGCCGAGCATCTGGAAATGCGGCCGCTGGTCGAGGCCAAGCCGATCATGCAGCCCTTTGGCGACCGCTCTGGCGTGGTGATCGAGCCGATGCTGACCGATCAGTGGTTCGTCGACACCGCCCGCATCGTGCAGCCCGCGCTGGACGCGGTGCGCGAGGGCCGCACCCAGATCCTGCCCGAACAGCACCGCAAGGTTTATTTCAACTGGCTGGAAAACATCGAGCCGTGGACCATCAGCCGCCAGCTGTGGTGGGGCCACCAGATCCCGGTCTGGTACGGGCTTGACCTTTCCGTGCGGGGTTTCACCGATGACGAGGGCGACGGCGCGCTGGACGAGGTCGAACTGTTCGAGATCCTGTCCAGCGGGCTGGTCCATCGCGGCGACATCCACCGCGCCGGGACCGGCATCGCCGAGGTGGCCGATCAGTTCCGCGACGCCATCGCCGGGCTGCCGCAGCCGCTCGAGGTGTCGCGCGTGATCGAGGTCGCGGATCGCGATGCCGCCATTGACGCCTTTGCGGCGGGGCTGGCGGAATACAACCTGACGCAGGACCCGACGCGGCTGGTCTATCCGGTCTGGCGCGACCCGGACGTGCTCGACACCTGGTTCAGCTCGGGCCTGTGGCCCATCGGCACGCTGGGCTGGCCCGAGGACACGCCCGAGATGCGGAAATATTTCCCGACCGACGTGCTGGTGACGGGCTTCGACATCATCTTTTTCTGGGTCGCCCGGATGATGATGATGCAGCTCGAGGTGGTGGGCGATGTGCCCTTCCACACCGTCTATGTCCACGGGCTGGTGCGCGACGAAAAGGGCGCCAAGATGTCCAAGTCCAAGGGCAATGTCATCGACCCGCTGGACCTGATCGACGCTTACGGCGCCGACGCGCTGCGCTTTACCCTGACCTCGATGGCGGCGATGGGCCGCGATCCCAAGCTGGGGCCGAAGCATGTCGAGGCGAACCGCAACTTTGTCACCAAGATCTGGAACGCCACCCGCTTTGCCCAGATGAACGGCGTGCGCGGCGGCGGCGACCGGCCCAGCCCGCGCCATACCGTGAATCGCTGGATCATCGGCGAGGTCGCCCGCGCCGTCCAGGCCACCGATCAGGCACTGGACAGCTATCGCTTCAACGACGCCGCGCAGGGGCTTTACGCCTTTGTCTGGGGCACGGTCTGCGACTGGTATGTCGAGTTCGCCAAGCCGCTGTTCGACGGCGAGGATGCGGCCGAGACCCGGGCGACGATGGGCTGGGTGCTGGACCAGTGTTACGCGCTGCTGCACCCTATCATGCCCTTCGTTACCGAAGAGCTGTGGGCGCTGACCGGCGAGCGGGACCGGATGCTGGTTCATGGTGACTGGCCCGAACTGCCCCCCAGCCTGATCGACGCCGAGGCCGACCGGCAGATGAACTGGGTGATCACGCTGATCGAGAACATCCGCTCGGCCCGCGCGCAGATGGGGGTGCCGGCGGGCGCCCGGCTTGACCTGATCGTGACCGAGGCCGACGCCACCGCCCGCGCCGCGATGGAGGCGAATGCGCCGCTGATCGAGCGTCTGGCCCGCGTCACCGCCCCGGTCGATGGCGTGGCCGGTCGGGGCATGATCGCGGTGTCCGCCCCCGGCGCGTCGCTGGCGCTGCCCATCGGCGAGGTGATCGACATCGCCGCCGAAACCGCGCGGCTGGAAAAGCAGCAGGCGAAGACCGCCAAGGACGCCGAGGGGCTGCGCAAGCGGCTGGGCAACCCGCGTTTCGTCGAGAACGCCGAGTTCGAGGTGATCGAGGAAACCCGGCAAAAGCTGGCCAATCTGGACGAGGACCTGTCCCGCCTCGACGCCGCCCTGAATCAGCTGCGCGCCATGTGA
- a CDS encoding ribonuclease HII — MPDALPSPLPDFTLEIAAQQAGAFRIAGVDEVGRGPLAGPVTAAAVVLRAGHVPQGVNDSKKLTARQRHAAAAEIRACADYAVVHVWPAEIDRLNILRASHLAMCRALAQLHRPADFALIDGHMLPQGLTVSGQAVIRGDARSVSIAAASILAKTARDRLMVDLAQQFPGYGWESNAGYPTQAHRRALVELGVTPYHRRSFAPVHNMLCKATSATG; from the coding sequence ATGCCAGACGCCCTTCCCAGCCCCCTGCCCGACTTCACGTTGGAGATCGCCGCGCAGCAGGCCGGCGCGTTCCGCATTGCGGGCGTGGACGAGGTCGGCCGCGGGCCGCTGGCGGGGCCGGTGACGGCGGCGGCGGTGGTGCTGCGCGCGGGCCATGTGCCGCAGGGCGTGAACGATTCGAAAAAGCTGACCGCCCGCCAACGGCACGCCGCCGCGGCCGAGATCCGCGCCTGCGCCGATTACGCGGTCGTCCATGTCTGGCCGGCCGAGATCGACCGGCTGAACATCCTGCGCGCCTCGCATCTGGCCATGTGCCGGGCGCTGGCGCAGCTGCACCGGCCCGCCGATTTCGCGCTGATCGACGGGCATATGCTGCCGCAGGGCCTGACGGTGTCGGGGCAGGCGGTGATCCGCGGCGATGCGCGGTCCGTCAGCATCGCGGCGGCCTCGATTCTGGCCAAGACCGCGCGCGACAGGCTGATGGTGGATTTGGCGCAACAGTTTCCCGGCTATGGCTGGGAGAGCAATGCCGGCTATCCGACGCAGGCCCATCGCCGGGCGCTGGTCGAGTTGGGGGTGACCCCATATCATCGGCGTTCCTTCGCGCCTGTCCACAACATGTTGTGTAAAGCCACAAGCGCAACCGGTTGA
- a CDS encoding GntR family transcriptional regulator has translation MLIERSGSWTTETDLRPTGEQGRLTWQAVQSEILRRIRSGEWRPGQLIPTENQLAERLGCARSTVNRALNALAGDGIVHRRRRVGTRVADHALSDGCHKLTTMREEVERTGARFGYRLLSQRVVPAPEAVATQMHLPPAQPLTRYAAQALANDAPYCFMTGYLPQLPGLRLTDEMLSQAEPLEWMIRRLTHVSTRIEVLAARLNSESAEALSAERDQPVLAVERTVWTAGRALSYSRRVYPPGHRFALAP, from the coding sequence ATGCTGATAGAACGGTCTGGTTCCTGGACGACAGAGACCGATCTGCGCCCCACGGGCGAGCAGGGCCGTCTGACATGGCAGGCAGTGCAGTCCGAGATCCTGCGCCGCATCCGCAGCGGCGAGTGGCGGCCCGGCCAGTTGATCCCGACCGAGAACCAGCTGGCCGAACGGCTGGGCTGCGCGCGTTCGACCGTGAACCGGGCGCTGAATGCGCTGGCCGGCGACGGCATCGTGCATCGCCGCCGGCGCGTCGGCACGCGGGTCGCGGACCATGCGCTGAGCGATGGCTGCCACAAGCTGACCACCATGCGCGAAGAGGTCGAGCGCACCGGCGCCCGCTTTGGCTATCGCCTGCTAAGCCAGCGCGTCGTCCCCGCGCCCGAGGCGGTGGCCACGCAGATGCACCTGCCGCCCGCGCAGCCGCTGACCCGCTATGCGGCGCAGGCGCTGGCCAATGACGCGCCCTATTGCTTCATGACCGGCTATCTGCCGCAACTGCCGGGCCTGCGGCTGACCGACGAGATGCTGAGCCAGGCCGAGCCGCTGGAATGGATGATCCGCCGGCTGACCCATGTCTCGACCCGGATCGAGGTTCTGGCCGCGCGGCTGAACAGCGAATCGGCCGAGGCGCTGTCGGCCGAGCGCGACCAGCCGGTGCTGGCGGTCGAACGCACGGTCTGGACCGCCGGGCGGGCGCTGTCCTATTCGCGCAGAGTTTATCCGCCGGGGCACCGCTTCGCTCTTGCGCCTTGA